The Xenorhabdus doucetiae genome has a window encoding:
- a CDS encoding adenosine deaminase family protein translates to MALKMMPKGADVHIHYSGAIYAETYLDWVGNKGYCIYDRSDPKLNIEIYQIETRQKNQLPRENRPFCLDKRAVIANNVFYRKWLKAWSDKDFYNHYHTEKAPDQQFFDTFNYFSPLSHQILMEGLAKLKNRAKHENVQYLEIMLKKAPAFEYPDLAKALDALDPDADENRVFAVLAPYANFMAKDPFVAKGISDYIQTGEAAISGLDDDKFRIRLQSYAVRNMPRAAVFSSLYSAFSAAHGSKKIVGVNIVGPENGYIAIRDYKLYMLMFRYLKQLFPDVHLSLHAGELASGMVPPENLANHIRYAVDIAGANRIGHGVDIATEVNALALLNELREKDIPIEINLTSNDFILGVRGNAHPIKLYQRYGVPFVISSDDPGVSRSDLTHEFLIFVTNYKPSYADIKTAVFNSLRYSFLSPEEKLAELQDLRSRFLIYESEIAKIAN, encoded by the coding sequence ATGGCATTGAAAATGATGCCTAAAGGCGCAGATGTCCATATTCATTATTCTGGTGCAATCTATGCCGAGACCTATCTTGACTGGGTGGGGAATAAGGGATACTGCATTTATGATCGATCTGACCCAAAACTTAACATCGAAATTTATCAAATAGAAACACGGCAGAAAAATCAGCTCCCGCGGGAAAATCGGCCATTTTGCCTCGATAAGCGTGCGGTTATCGCAAACAATGTTTTCTACCGGAAATGGTTGAAAGCATGGTCAGACAAAGACTTCTATAACCACTATCACACGGAGAAGGCACCGGACCAGCAGTTTTTTGACACCTTTAATTATTTCAGTCCGTTGTCGCATCAAATTTTAATGGAAGGGCTTGCGAAATTAAAAAACCGTGCCAAACATGAAAATGTTCAGTATCTGGAAATCATGTTGAAAAAGGCACCCGCTTTTGAATATCCCGATTTGGCTAAAGCGCTTGATGCGTTAGATCCGGATGCCGATGAAAATCGCGTTTTCGCAGTGCTGGCACCTTATGCGAATTTTATGGCTAAGGACCCATTTGTTGCGAAGGGCATCTCTGATTATATCCAAACTGGAGAAGCGGCGATCTCAGGGTTGGACGATGATAAATTTCGTATCCGGCTTCAATCCTATGCTGTTCGTAATATGCCACGCGCCGCGGTATTCTCAAGTTTATATTCGGCATTTTCGGCAGCACACGGCAGCAAAAAAATTGTCGGCGTGAATATTGTCGGGCCGGAAAACGGTTACATCGCAATTCGTGATTATAAGCTGTACATGCTGATGTTTCGCTATTTAAAACAGCTCTTCCCCGATGTTCACTTATCCTTGCATGCAGGGGAATTGGCGAGCGGAATGGTTCCGCCAGAGAATCTGGCAAATCATATTCGCTATGCGGTAGATATCGCAGGGGCAAATCGAATCGGCCACGGCGTTGATATTGCTACGGAGGTGAACGCATTGGCATTACTCAATGAACTGAGGGAAAAGGACATTCCGATTGAAATTAACCTGACGAGTAATGACTTTATTCTGGGTGTTAGAGGGAACGCGCATCCGATAAAACTTTATCAACGTTATGGCGTGCCTTTTGTGATATCAAGTGATGATCCCGGGGTTTCTCGTAGTGACTTAACGCACGAATTTTTAATTTTTGTCACAAATTACAAACCGTCATATGCCGATATTAAAACGGCTGTATTTAATAGCCTCCGATACTCTTTTCTCTCTCCAGAGGAGAAATTGGCGGAGTTACAGGATCTGCGGTCTCGATTTTTAATTTACGAATCGGAGATTGCGAAAATAGCAAACTGA